The segment CGTCGAACAAATGGGATGTCGGCCTGCCATTCTTTCTCAAGATCATATCGTGGATGAGCCCTTTCGTTGGGCCGTGGTTATTGATGGCCCCAGCCCTggctgccaccgccgccgctgccgctgcatGCTGGCTGAAACTCCACTCTTGATCCCTATACATACGCATAGGTAAGAAAGACTAGTTAGGGTTTTGCACGATCACAGGACGATATATTGAGTGGAGTGCGAACGGTGTGTTCTTCATTTCGATCTGGTGTGGTTGATTAAGTACCTGAGGTTGCTACTGTAGTTCTTGAAGTCGAACGTTTGCATGGAAGGCTGCTGCCGGCGTTGGAGGAGCGCGTAGAGCCTGCTGGCCTCCGGCGAGACGGCGTTGTGGAGCAGCCGGCCGGAGGAGATCACCGAGCCTGCAGCTCGATGGAGCAACATGTCATGGAAGCGATGGTCCCCTCTCCTCATCATGTGGAAGTCCATGGGCGAGAAAACTGCCAAAATTGTGCAGCGAAGGTTAAGGAAATGCATGATCCAGTCCATGGCGTTTTCTGTATGTGTGTGCAGTATGCTTCTGTGGAGAAGATTAAATTAAaattgggagagagagagagagagagagagaaatagATCAGAGAGAATCGAGATGAGAACCGGAGGAGATGGCTGCTCTCTCGTGTCCACCAGACTCGTGGTCCAGCTTCTTGCTTCTGTACATCTGAAAAGCCAAAGGCCCCAACGCTTGTTATGTGAAGAAACCAACCAGCTGTTAGCACAGCAACTAAGTAGTCATGAGATGCAGGCCGGTTTCTAATCTGCTTTACCTGCAAGTGACTTTTTACATGAGCAATGCTGAGCCCCCTCACGTTCATCATCTGAAGCACCAGCTTTGGCGTTGCTCCTACCCATCAGTTGAAACAAAAATTTTAGTACGTCTATGTATggataaattaattatataatttgcaGGAAAAATTGAGAAGGAAAGAACAACATAGTTCATGAGAGATTACTTACTCTCTTGGCCGCCCAGCCTCTCCACGGCGTGGACAAATGCCATATGCAGGTCTGGAGTCCACCGGAGACGGGGAAGCTTGGATCTGTTGTACTGCCTCACGGTCAGCGCCCTCTCGCCGCTGCCCTCACCCTTACTGTTGCTATCCATGTCGCAATACTTGTTGCTCATGGAAGTGTGGttggtgctgctgctgttgttgcttgAACTCCTGCCTCCTTCAACTTCACTTGTGCTACCGCCGTCGTCACCATCTTCCTCGTTGCCGTCACCATCATCGCCGGCTTCCCCTTCCTCGCTTCCCTCACCGAAACCCTCGTTGAGGTCCAGAATCAAAGGTGGTACAGAGTTGTCCAAAGATCTtttctcatcatcttcttcaAGCATATCCTCCTCCGTTGCCACCTTCTGTTTCACCTCTCCCATGGCTTCTACCTCTCAGATCAGGTCCTTCTCCTGCTCTAGCTCGCTCCTCTATATGTCTATCGTCTCTACACTACCATGGTTGGATTGGAATGAGGTGTGTGTGGTGGGAGTAGGAACCAGGAAGGAAGAAGAGAAGAACGTGATGAGAATAATAATACAAGGGAGGGGAAGAAGCATAAGCAAGCTTGATGTGGGAATAAAATATAAGGACAGGGAAATGGACAAGCATTCCACTACATTGACTAGTTTTCAACAGTGATATTCCATTTCATACATTTTTCTATAGGGTGAGGGAATTGGGGTGTAGAGGGTAGTGGCTCCACTAGGGTGTTTATAATTTGGATGTGGGGAAGGGGCCTGCTTATAAATTGCCAACTGGGTGTGTGAAAGCATGCAGAAGAGTTGAGACCTGCTTCATTATGAAAAACCATGGTTGGTCTCCAGGTTTTATCATACAAACTGAATGCCCAATTCATGCAGGCTATACGAATTGATAAATGTTATGTCTTCTCAATGTTAGCTATTTTTTCATATAAAGAATAATTGAAATATCAGAATTGAAGGAAACTAAAGTTGATAGAGATAAACTATTTTACTAAAAGAATTATCAGTAATATGCTATAACAATGATTGCATAGTCTCACATCATATTTATACGTGGAAAAAATAAATAGACACTGTCAATGTAATATTGAATTGTAATGTTAAATCCTTTTAATGTGAAAAATACAATGCATCATTTTGGTTTAGACTGTAGGAGTTTTATATATTGGACCAAACAGTCAATGTAAAAGAAGAAAATAATTAATATACTAAATGTGTTTTAGAAATTGTAGTGGCTATATTAAGTAGTACTAAGAAATTGAAAAGCTGCACTTTCTAGCTTAAACCTTAACTGCAAGAAGATTAATAGGTTGTACTCTTATCTCATGTGTTGTAGCAAGAAATAGCCTAGCTACAAAGCTACTAATGATCATGAGTTCCATTGAAACATATTATATCTAATAAACTGTATTTTTTTGCTTTCAAATCACTTTATCAAATCCTTGCATAGTCTCGCTGACATGGTCAGCTAAACACATATTAGTGAATGATGTGTCTCGCTAACGTATAAAAATCATAATTTCATATGCTAGTGAACTGTAATTGTATCTCATAATGGGCTGCTAAGGTGGATAGTTTGCATGTAGAGCTAGAATCTAGTGGGTTTAGGATTATAATTGATATACAATTTTTTTATCAGGCTGTGGATCTTTTGCTTTTAAATAATGTAGAAGTAAATTGAGCCTGAGGTCGTCACCACAGGCATTCGCAAGTCAAACATCCACCTTGACAAAGCATTTACACGAAGAATAGTTTAACTACGACCAATTCAGCAAAAATAATCTGGGTATATCGAGTCGAATGCTGAAACGGCAGTTGACTCCGGTCTGCAGATACAACATGGTCAGAGAGGCAGCCAGCTAATATATACAAATATAATTGTTGCATGATATATTACCCTAGCTAGCTTTAAGATGTTGAGCTGATGGATCAGTCTGCCGCTTGATGTTGAAAGTCGCAAATTTTCTGCGCGCACTTTCTCTCTCGATCATTTAATCTGTGGGACAGGCCCCAGACTTGACAATGGATGGATCCGCGTTTGCTGACGCGCGCTTCGGATTCCATCGGTTAATTTTTCAATATATATAAAACGAATTCGCTTTCACAAGCTACATATACCTCCTCTGATTTTGGACAATGACATGGACCCAATTTGACAATTTCCGCATGATTTTATTTAAATATACCATTTTAAATGTATGTATATGTATTTATGTATGTATGACAATAAAAACACAAGGAATTCTAAATTGGAATCGGAGAAAGTGGTTAGTATATAATACTTCATTCACTTCAAAATGCAAATCGTTCTGACTTTTCTATATAATAGgttttattatgtatctagatgtaaaataacttataatttcgaATAGGTAACTCAATCCAAcataaattataagacgtttgacttttttaacatcaagtttgaccacttgtCTTATTAAAAATTTATGTAAAATGTCACTTCTTTTGTTGTagtttggtttattaataaaagtttttcaaaaatgacttaaatttgactatgtttatataaattttttgaataagacgagttgtCAAACTTGGGctaaaaaagtcaaatgtctTATACTTTGTGATGGAGGAAGTACATTACTAGTATAAACTATGTGATGATTATTACTTTGTTAAATCCACTAGTAAATTTATGTTAACTCATAATTATCTTGctgattaaaattttattatattAGTAGACCGCTCAAAAAAAATTAGTCAGAATTTCAACTTGTaagtgagttctgaattttttaaaatataGCTTCTGGTAgacatctatatatatatatatatatatataataaaagctactccctccatcccaaattgtaagtcgtttgactttttttaccccaagtttgaccactcgtcttattcaaaaaaaaattatgcaaatatagtcaaatttaagtcactcttgaagaacttttattaataaaccaatacacaacaaaaaaagtaatattttgtataaaactttgaataagacgagtggtcaaacttgatattaaaaaagtcaaacgacttacaatttggaatggattgaGTATATATGTAAAGAAGCCAGAGTAACTTCTAGTTTGTAAGAGAGAAAGTATAAGATGTACCATCTCTATAGAGGTAGTTTTTAGTTGGAGGTATATATATCTCTTAGGATGGAATGGTTTCCTCCTAAATTTAGCGGTGTGACACCTATTACCAGGAGGAAACCCCAATGTTCTTTATATTTAACCTATTCTACATAGTTCTCTAAGCAAATGGACTCAGTAGCTTGAGAAGTGTAACATGAGCTATCTCAGATGTGTCCACTGAATTTGTTCCATTTTACTCCCTCTAGTTTAAATTATAAGGCATTTTGTCTTTTCTAGATATGTAACTTTTACTATACACTTGGATATACAAAACAAAAGTTATGTATTTTGGACAGCTAAAACGTCTTATATAGTTAGAACTAGAACAATGTGTGGCGTTGTGCGCTTGAAATGTGCCCGCACATTCCCCATGTCGGTTTCATAGTTAGACTAATTGTAGACCAACTTAAAGCCCAGTAGCAGTTGGACTTTTGTTTTCAGCTTTGTTTCTTGTTTTTTtctaattttattttctttaattattttttctatattatctattatttttctatttatttagaCCTGGTATTCTCTTTGCATCCTATATAACTTTCTAGAGTCCCCTTGTCATAGagtatatatgtaattttttaTTTACCTATATCCTATTGGTAACTTTTTCTAGAATTCTATATTGCTAGAAGTCCAAA is part of the Sorghum bicolor cultivar BTx623 chromosome 10, Sorghum_bicolor_NCBIv3, whole genome shotgun sequence genome and harbors:
- the LOC8072684 gene encoding uncharacterized protein LOC8072684, which encodes MGEVKQKVATEEDMLEEDDEKRSLDNSVPPLILDLNEGFGEGSEEGEAGDDGDGNEEDGDDGGSTSEVEGGRSSSNNSSSTNHTSMSNKYCDMDSNSKGEGSGERALTVRQYNRSKLPRLRWTPDLHMAFVHAVERLGGQERATPKLVLQMMNVRGLSIAHVKSHLQMYRSKKLDHESGGHERAAISSVFSPMDFHMMRRGDHRFHDMLLHRAAGSVISSGRLLHNAVSPEASRLYALLQRRQQPSMQTFDFKNYSSNLRDQEWSFSQHAAAAAAVAARAGAINNHGPTKGLIHDMILRKNGRPTSHLFDVRDAIASNRTSSDAAGAAANHGGGRVVRSTDWDGTSSGPPLSRTMSAAASTGVALGGSHHQSRGRVANLTSSSDPVVTSEALGSRLQTLLEPRTTKRMKTPMEGNGGTPDLQLSLSPNDDMGGDADKQVKKRKFLGIELSEQEVDDSGKTTLPLSLSLSLRGGEWSSEDAGSLEVAARSSGKKKAALGRSTLDLTMSIKALE